One genomic window of Polyangium aurulentum includes the following:
- a CDS encoding O-antigen ligase family protein — protein sequence MAALIVCALCALVILKPQEFVPALAGLPLLYVLFGAAIVIGLLFAAVGRLKLSLAPHLPFAAAFLMWAAVTTAIRRPTVIEKEGLELAVVFALFAVLGLFAGTSRGLKHFTIVFLGCALFVTAAALEQAEAPYQCMLAAPDDWEGKGELEPDGRFCEVAYDCRKDAPDPDANYRCERAGPFGTTTIGGRVRYRGSLADPNELSLTAVLAIPFALALVDRKKGKRKPRAVPGLPLLVTDKLLGRVTTFFLWAPVLAAIAAIAWMVIVSQSRTGVLVFMFIVGISFLRRVGPWGVVVGCVLFPPMLMFGGRSGAEAEASAEERTELLAEALQMIRQSKGIGVGVGQFGDESSIGLTAHNSYLLAAAETGLIGLCLFGLTLYLALKVPISIWLGDYQIDNTLTRLAPALAIAIGGAYVGIFFLSWSYKDILYMLLGASAALYQAARAQDPSVRVGMSGREAALVCLGSLALLPVLYIFLHIRG from the coding sequence TTGGCTGCTTTGATCGTGTGCGCGCTCTGCGCGCTCGTCATCCTGAAACCTCAGGAGTTCGTCCCGGCTCTCGCCGGGCTGCCGCTCCTTTACGTCCTGTTCGGCGCCGCGATCGTCATCGGCTTGCTCTTCGCGGCGGTGGGGCGCCTGAAGCTGTCGCTCGCGCCGCATCTGCCGTTCGCGGCCGCGTTCCTCATGTGGGCCGCGGTCACCACGGCGATCCGGCGGCCCACGGTGATCGAGAAAGAGGGCCTCGAGCTGGCGGTCGTGTTCGCGCTCTTCGCGGTGCTGGGCCTCTTCGCAGGCACCTCGCGAGGGCTCAAGCACTTCACCATCGTCTTCCTCGGCTGCGCCCTCTTCGTCACCGCGGCAGCCCTCGAGCAGGCCGAAGCGCCTTACCAGTGCATGCTCGCCGCGCCCGACGATTGGGAGGGCAAGGGCGAGCTCGAGCCCGACGGCCGCTTCTGCGAGGTGGCCTATGACTGCCGCAAAGACGCGCCCGATCCGGACGCGAACTACCGCTGCGAGCGCGCCGGCCCGTTTGGCACGACGACCATCGGCGGCCGCGTGCGCTACCGCGGCTCGCTCGCGGACCCGAACGAGCTGTCGCTGACCGCCGTGCTCGCGATCCCCTTCGCGCTCGCCCTCGTCGACCGCAAGAAGGGCAAGCGCAAGCCCCGCGCCGTCCCAGGCCTGCCGCTGCTGGTCACGGACAAGCTTCTCGGCCGGGTGACGACGTTCTTCCTGTGGGCGCCCGTGCTGGCAGCCATCGCGGCGATCGCGTGGATGGTGATCGTCTCGCAATCGCGCACAGGCGTGCTCGTCTTCATGTTCATCGTGGGCATTTCTTTCCTCCGCCGCGTCGGCCCCTGGGGCGTCGTGGTCGGATGCGTGCTGTTTCCGCCCATGTTGATGTTCGGTGGACGAAGCGGCGCAGAGGCCGAAGCCTCGGCAGAAGAGCGGACCGAGCTGCTCGCCGAAGCGCTGCAGATGATCCGGCAGTCGAAGGGAATCGGCGTCGGGGTGGGGCAGTTCGGCGACGAATCGTCGATCGGCCTCACCGCGCACAACAGCTATCTCCTCGCCGCAGCAGAGACGGGCCTCATCGGCCTGTGCCTGTTCGGTCTGACGCTCTACCTCGCGCTCAAGGTGCCGATCTCGATCTGGCTCGGCGATTACCAGATCGACAACACCCTCACGCGGCTCGCCCCCGCCCTCGCCATCGCCATTGGTGGGGCGTACGTGGGTATCTTCTTTCTGTCCTGGTCCTACAAGGACATCCTTTACATGCTGCTCGGCGCATCCGCGGCGCTCTACCAGGCCGCGCGCGCGCAAGACCCGAGCGTGCGGGTCGGAATGTCCGGCCGCGAAGCCGCCCTCGTGTGCCTCGGAAGCCTGGCCCTCCTCCCCGTCCTCTACATCTTCCTCCACATCCGCGGCTGA
- a CDS encoding polysaccharide biosynthesis/export family protein, with the protein MTRDKFVRGRFAAVRAIGALLIGAALLPGCGRSKSAYDYTNELRVMSTYRVGPGDVLEVRVWHNDQMSRRVTVRPDGFVTLPLVGDVAAGGRKVDDISKEIAEKGTKFYTEPLVVSVEVAELHSYRIYVLGEVARPGEFTPTGQVTVLQAIALAGGFTRFAAPNKIIIVRKDTHGERRIPFAFASVVDDGDLRENLPLMTNDTVIIP; encoded by the coding sequence ATGACGCGAGACAAGTTCGTCCGAGGCAGGTTTGCAGCCGTGCGCGCGATCGGCGCGCTCCTCATCGGGGCTGCGCTCCTCCCGGGCTGTGGCAGGAGCAAGTCCGCGTACGATTACACGAACGAACTGCGTGTGATGAGCACGTACAGGGTGGGCCCTGGGGATGTGCTCGAGGTGCGCGTATGGCACAACGACCAGATGAGCCGCCGGGTGACGGTGCGCCCCGATGGCTTCGTCACGTTGCCGCTCGTGGGTGACGTCGCGGCGGGTGGACGCAAGGTGGACGACATCAGCAAGGAGATCGCCGAGAAGGGCACGAAGTTCTATACCGAGCCCCTGGTCGTCTCCGTCGAGGTCGCCGAGCTTCACAGCTATCGCATCTACGTTCTGGGCGAAGTGGCGCGGCCGGGCGAGTTCACGCCGACGGGCCAGGTGACCGTGCTTCAGGCGATCGCGCTGGCGGGAGGGTTCACCCGCTTTGCGGCGCCGAACAAGATCATCATCGTCCGCAAGGACACGCACGGCGAGCGCAGGATCCCCTTCGCATTCGCCAGCGTCGTCGACGACGGGGATTTGCGGGAGAACCTGCCGCTCATGACGAACGACACGGTGATCATCCCGTGA
- a CDS encoding PAS domain-containing protein, translating to MEARGERARGRRALTNGTKTRGTKAPPWSWDNLPLPVVALDEKLVIVAWSSGAERLFGHAEKDALGKHVDFVLDEGNERLELSGEDTESAGWRRIVRCTTRAQGSITCEWLGHRKGAAGAPSATVWFIRPLEEGDAALRLHDRVERLLDTVLGNMPVILWEVDHSGTFTFHDGRGLARMGVGRHHLLGKNIFEVYPDDVTRDIRNVMRTGEQSHSFAEADGRTWESWSVPTGEAGSVRSVIGLSIDVTEQKRSEAELRARIDLIERQRHVIRELSVPIIQVWDRVLALPLTGVFDSGRAAEVMEELLERVCATQSRMVILDLTGVDVLDTATANRLISLVRALGLLGCTGIVTGIRPGVAQTIVDLGVELEQIRTFALLRDGLRFAMRSLEAPRTTER from the coding sequence ATGGAGGCTCGAGGGGAGAGGGCTCGGGGGCGGCGCGCGCTCACGAACGGAACGAAAACCCGGGGAACGAAGGCGCCCCCATGGTCATGGGACAATCTGCCGCTGCCGGTCGTCGCGCTCGACGAAAAGCTCGTGATCGTCGCCTGGAGCAGCGGCGCCGAGAGGCTCTTTGGCCATGCAGAAAAAGATGCCCTCGGAAAGCACGTCGATTTCGTGCTCGACGAAGGGAACGAGCGGCTCGAGCTCTCGGGCGAGGACACGGAGAGCGCCGGGTGGCGGCGAATCGTCCGGTGCACGACCCGCGCGCAGGGGTCAATCACGTGCGAATGGCTGGGCCATCGGAAAGGGGCGGCCGGCGCGCCTTCGGCGACCGTATGGTTCATACGCCCCCTCGAGGAGGGCGACGCGGCCCTGCGGCTGCACGATCGCGTCGAGCGGCTCCTCGACACCGTGCTCGGAAACATGCCCGTCATCCTCTGGGAGGTCGACCACAGCGGCACCTTCACCTTCCACGACGGCCGCGGCCTCGCCAGGATGGGCGTCGGCAGGCACCACCTCCTCGGCAAGAACATCTTCGAGGTCTATCCCGATGACGTCACGCGCGACATTCGCAACGTGATGCGGACCGGCGAACAATCGCACTCCTTCGCCGAGGCCGACGGGCGCACGTGGGAGAGCTGGTCGGTGCCCACGGGCGAGGCGGGCTCCGTGCGCTCGGTCATCGGGCTGTCGATCGACGTGACCGAGCAAAAGCGCTCCGAGGCCGAGCTGCGCGCGAGGATCGATCTCATCGAGCGCCAGCGGCACGTCATCCGCGAGCTGTCCGTGCCCATCATCCAGGTCTGGGACCGCGTCCTCGCCCTGCCCCTCACCGGCGTCTTCGACAGCGGCCGCGCGGCCGAGGTGATGGAAGAGCTGCTCGAGCGCGTCTGCGCCACCCAGTCGCGCATGGTCATCCTCGACCTCACGGGCGTCGACGTCCTCGACACGGCGACCGCCAATCGCCTCATCTCGCTCGTTCGCGCCCTCGGCTTGCTCGGCTGCACGGGCATCGTCACGGGCATCCGGCCCGGCGTCGCGCAGACCATCGTCGACCTCGGCGTCGAGCTCGAGCAGATCCGCACCTTCGCCCTCCTGCGCGACGGGCTGCGCTTCGCCATGCGCAGCCTCGAAGCCCCCCGGACGACCGAGCGCTGA
- a CDS encoding sensor histidine kinase, translated as MGELNKKRAGKVSALLARLSRVFPQRALRRRERSLSRAQRTAHIGSWEWDVRTGRVFWSEECYRLLGLPPRDGSETLDTFFLYVHPRDRDAVRRAVLMAIEKNEHVSFDFSMLRADGEERIIHEEGEVQRDSRGRPISLIGTVQDVTEQRRAEKERAELVAALTAERRWLAAVVEGSPVGILLCEGTETPRIRCNQRAVELFGVPVGEEGGLELLRDRIFAPDGTRMAQGDLALERALRGETILGRERLIRRPDGKEIPVLVNASPIQNGEGLILGAVFIVHDIGPLKDLERQREEWTALVAHDLRQPLSAIIVSLEALARRMEPASARNRAVRAVTSARRLDRMIDDLLEVSRLEAHRLELALSPTDLVALVQASVDPFAHEGDHQKVIVTAKDDVPRVQADAHGIQRVVENLLSNARKYGMPGAVVEVTVERVDAEVRVGIRNRGPGIPPEDLPVIFERFERGRAQGGKVRGQGLGLYIAKALVQAHGGRIWVDSVPGETTTFWFTLPIDAGAP; from the coding sequence TTGGGCGAGCTCAACAAAAAGCGCGCGGGGAAGGTCTCGGCCCTCCTCGCGCGACTCTCGAGGGTCTTCCCGCAAAGGGCGCTGCGCAGGCGCGAAAGGAGCCTTTCACGCGCCCAGCGCACCGCCCACATCGGGAGCTGGGAGTGGGACGTCAGGACCGGTCGCGTCTTCTGGTCCGAGGAGTGCTACCGGCTCCTCGGGCTGCCTCCGCGCGACGGCAGCGAGACGCTCGACACGTTTTTCTTGTACGTCCACCCGCGCGATCGCGACGCCGTGCGCCGCGCCGTCCTGATGGCCATCGAGAAAAACGAGCACGTATCCTTCGATTTCTCCATGCTCCGCGCGGACGGCGAGGAGCGGATCATCCACGAGGAAGGCGAGGTGCAGCGCGACAGTCGCGGGCGGCCGATCTCGCTGATCGGCACGGTACAGGACGTGACCGAGCAGCGCCGCGCCGAGAAGGAGCGCGCCGAGCTCGTCGCTGCATTGACGGCCGAGCGCCGCTGGCTGGCGGCCGTCGTCGAGGGCTCCCCCGTCGGGATCCTCCTTTGCGAAGGCACCGAGACCCCGCGCATCCGCTGCAATCAGCGGGCGGTGGAGCTGTTCGGCGTCCCGGTCGGAGAAGAGGGGGGGCTCGAGCTATTGCGCGATCGGATCTTCGCGCCCGACGGCACGCGCATGGCCCAGGGCGATCTCGCCCTCGAGCGAGCCTTGCGAGGCGAGACGATCCTCGGGCGCGAGCGGCTCATCCGGCGCCCGGACGGCAAGGAGATCCCGGTGCTCGTCAATGCCTCGCCGATCCAGAACGGGGAAGGCCTGATCCTGGGCGCGGTCTTCATCGTCCACGATATCGGGCCCCTGAAGGACCTCGAGCGGCAGCGCGAGGAGTGGACCGCGCTCGTCGCGCACGACCTGCGGCAGCCGCTCTCGGCGATCATCGTCTCGCTCGAAGCGCTCGCCAGGCGCATGGAGCCCGCCTCGGCCCGCAACAGGGCGGTGCGCGCGGTGACGAGCGCGCGGCGGCTCGATCGCATGATCGACGACCTGCTCGAGGTCTCCAGGCTCGAAGCCCATCGCCTCGAACTCGCCCTCTCGCCCACCGACCTCGTCGCGCTCGTGCAGGCGTCGGTCGATCCGTTCGCGCACGAGGGCGATCACCAGAAGGTGATCGTCACCGCGAAGGACGACGTGCCGCGGGTGCAGGCCGACGCGCACGGGATCCAGCGGGTCGTGGAGAACCTCCTGTCGAACGCCCGCAAATACGGCATGCCGGGGGCGGTCGTCGAGGTGACCGTGGAGCGGGTCGACGCGGAGGTGCGGGTCGGGATACGCAATCGTGGGCCGGGCATTCCGCCGGAGGATCTGCCCGTCATCTTCGAGCGATTCGAGCGGGGGCGCGCGCAGGGAGGGAAGGTCCGGGGGCAGGGGCTCGGGCTTTATATCGCGAAGGCGCTCGTCCAGGCGCACGGCGGCCGGATCTGGGTCGATAGCGTCCCCGGCGAGACGACGACCTTCTGGTTCACGTTGCCGATCGACGCCGGCGCGCCCTGA
- a CDS encoding ADYC domain-containing protein translates to MIAIPTRASSGGLGMVVFAERRALGAFFRGMKMRSITTFASSIVALTALLSLGCEAEPAGTDAPHVSSDALVSGNGTSLNGTSLNGTSLNGTSLNGTSLNGTSLNGTSLDGTSLAAMSSKGKKLMGADLAGAVLKATASDGSAVTVRIDGVTPSADPEILYYAISWQDGTAWPSICGNDADGAPLPAIPLSGFWDYNAGTPTGGAHVPSTSIVTFACVGSTLAKCVELGYKPWKIVEECLDGKCRSLPLHSFHQACVRMMRADYCGDGASHTKDGVPINLWDGLSIQDRALPGGLWKREAEWSPSGAVCIDALRFDPDHDTADYVAQHCPYRMNASFSCFGSQSTFFAKQGFGKPLGVRSLLRNEFDASYMH, encoded by the coding sequence ATGATTGCCATACCGACGCGCGCCTCCTCGGGAGGGCTCGGGATGGTCGTCTTTGCCGAGCGACGCGCGCTCGGCGCTTTCTTCAGGGGGATGAAAATGCGCAGCATCACGACCTTCGCTTCGTCGATCGTGGCCCTCACCGCCTTGCTCTCGCTCGGCTGCGAGGCGGAGCCAGCCGGTACCGACGCGCCGCACGTGTCCTCCGACGCGCTCGTCTCCGGAAACGGCACGAGCCTCAACGGCACGAGCCTCAACGGCACGAGCCTCAACGGCACGAGCCTCAACGGCACGAGCCTCAATGGCACGAGCCTCAATGGCACGAGCCTCGATGGTACGAGCCTCGCGGCGATGTCGAGCAAGGGCAAGAAGCTGATGGGGGCGGACCTCGCGGGCGCCGTCCTGAAAGCGACGGCCTCCGACGGCAGCGCGGTGACGGTGCGCATCGACGGCGTCACCCCGTCCGCGGATCCCGAGATCCTGTATTACGCGATCTCCTGGCAGGACGGGACCGCATGGCCGAGCATCTGCGGCAACGACGCCGACGGCGCGCCGCTCCCCGCCATTCCGCTCTCGGGCTTCTGGGATTACAACGCCGGCACGCCCACCGGCGGCGCGCATGTCCCGAGCACCTCCATCGTCACCTTCGCCTGCGTCGGATCGACCCTCGCCAAATGCGTCGAGCTCGGATACAAGCCCTGGAAGATCGTCGAGGAGTGCCTCGACGGCAAATGCCGGAGCCTGCCCCTCCACTCTTTCCACCAGGCCTGCGTGCGCATGATGCGCGCCGACTATTGCGGCGACGGAGCGAGCCACACCAAGGATGGCGTGCCGATCAACCTCTGGGACGGGCTATCCATCCAGGATCGCGCCCTCCCCGGCGGGCTCTGGAAGAGAGAGGCCGAGTGGTCGCCGAGCGGCGCCGTGTGCATCGACGCGCTCCGCTTCGACCCGGATCACGACACCGCCGACTACGTGGCCCAGCACTGCCCGTACCGGATGAACGCGAGCTTCTCCTGCTTCGGCAGTCAATCCACGTTCTTCGCCAAGCAAGGCTTCGGCAAGCCGCTCGGCGTGCGCAGCCTCCTGCGGAATGAATTCGATGCGTCCTACATGCATTGA
- the def gene encoding peptide deformylase: MSKPKIVQVGHPVLRTAAAPVPPDQITTRDMQTLVKRMVEAMRAAPGVGLAAPQLGVGLQVIVLEDDASRMARLTKEQREERGRAPFPLTVIFNPVVRTVGEGRATYFEGCLSVAGYMALVERDVAVEVTGFDDRGAPLRWEARGWAARILQHEMDHLKGVLYVDRMITRTLSSNDEMAARWLDVPIDEVKKVFGV, from the coding sequence ATGTCGAAGCCCAAGATTGTCCAGGTAGGCCACCCCGTGCTGCGCACGGCCGCCGCGCCCGTCCCGCCGGATCAAATCACCACGCGCGACATGCAAACGCTCGTCAAGCGCATGGTCGAGGCGATGCGCGCCGCGCCGGGCGTGGGGCTCGCCGCGCCGCAGCTCGGCGTGGGCCTTCAGGTCATCGTGCTCGAGGACGACGCCTCGCGAATGGCGCGCCTCACCAAGGAGCAGCGCGAGGAGCGCGGGCGCGCGCCGTTCCCGCTGACGGTGATCTTCAATCCGGTCGTGCGCACGGTGGGCGAGGGGCGCGCCACCTATTTCGAGGGTTGCCTCTCGGTGGCCGGATACATGGCGCTGGTCGAGCGCGACGTGGCCGTGGAGGTGACGGGCTTCGACGACCGCGGGGCGCCTTTGCGGTGGGAGGCGCGCGGCTGGGCGGCGCGCATCCTGCAGCACGAGATGGATCACCTGAAAGGCGTGCTCTACGTCGACCGGATGATCACGCGGACGCTGTCGAGCAACGACGAGATGGCGGCGCGCTGGCTCGACGTGCCGATCGACGAGGTGAAAAAGGTATTCGGCGTGTAG
- a CDS encoding MJ1255/VC2487 family glycosyltransferase: MKILYGVVGEGMGHAMRSRVMLEHLVGQGHELEIMASGRAVEFLKKRFEGVNRIHGLHMIYEENRVRRGKTFLSNAVASAAGLPKNIAAYFDLIKDFRPEMVISDFESWTYLYAKMHRLPIISVDNMQILNRCTHGPDILRGDDAEFHIARLFVKGKLPFCDHYLITSFFRPPIRKPKTSLFPPILRPEILSADRRRGEHLIVYQTAEGNTSLSDTLTRTGLECRIYGMRRGITEEQVEGNLRYRPFSEAGFIDDLASARGVIAGGGFTLMGEAVYLRKPMLAVPIRHQFEQVLNARYLEKDGYGKAADSLDDPATILDFVDAIPQCEEKLAGYSQDGNRLILEAVDHLLDKAAAGVP, from the coding sequence ATGAAGATCCTTTACGGGGTGGTGGGCGAGGGCATGGGCCATGCGATGCGCTCGCGCGTGATGCTCGAGCACCTCGTCGGGCAGGGGCACGAGCTGGAGATCATGGCCTCGGGCCGCGCGGTCGAGTTCTTGAAGAAGCGCTTCGAGGGCGTCAACCGCATCCATGGCCTGCACATGATCTACGAGGAAAACCGGGTTCGTCGCGGCAAGACGTTCCTGTCGAACGCGGTGGCGAGCGCCGCGGGCCTGCCCAAGAACATCGCCGCCTATTTCGACCTGATCAAGGACTTTCGTCCCGAGATGGTCATCAGCGATTTCGAGTCGTGGACGTACCTCTACGCGAAGATGCACAGGCTGCCGATCATCTCGGTCGACAACATGCAGATCCTGAATCGGTGCACGCACGGCCCCGACATCCTGCGGGGGGACGACGCCGAATTCCACATCGCCCGCCTCTTCGTGAAGGGCAAGCTGCCCTTCTGCGACCATTACCTGATCACGAGCTTCTTCCGCCCGCCCATCCGCAAGCCGAAGACGAGCCTCTTTCCGCCGATCCTGCGCCCCGAGATCCTGAGCGCGGACCGGCGGCGCGGCGAGCACCTCATCGTCTATCAGACCGCCGAGGGCAACACCTCGCTCTCCGACACCCTGACCAGGACCGGGCTCGAGTGCCGCATCTACGGCATGCGCCGCGGCATCACCGAGGAGCAGGTGGAGGGCAACCTGCGCTATCGGCCGTTCAGCGAGGCGGGCTTCATCGACGACCTCGCCTCCGCGCGCGGCGTCATCGCGGGCGGCGGCTTCACGCTCATGGGCGAGGCCGTCTACCTGCGCAAACCCATGCTCGCCGTGCCGATCCGCCACCAGTTCGAGCAGGTGCTGAACGCGCGCTATCTCGAAAAGGACGGCTATGGCAAGGCCGCCGATTCGCTCGACGACCCGGCCACGATCCTCGATTTCGTCGACGCCATCCCGCAGTGCGAGGAAAAGCTCGCCGGGTATTCCCAGGACGGCAATCGGCTGATCCTCGAGGCCGTCGATCACCTGCTCGACAAGGCCGCCGCCGGCGTGCCGTGA
- a CDS encoding DUF2169 family type VI secretion system accessory protein, with amino-acid sequence MEIVRLCPFSVATVVWGDRSGAWNLSIGVKATFTLVHGEQALLAPRQDTAHGDISWDHNPQASLYAPSDFCPPKPRTDILFSGRAYAPGGTPTESVIARFRVGQLAKALRVTGPRVWLPGGGANGLRPSAPERFIAVPLRYEIAEMRGENMSGVQVQGAAPGSPLPRIECVDEPCHNQTPGLGPLPIRWRAAARGVEPAALAFARRLRTEHAPAPDCVPPFLFNAAPTEQQLDELEPAPPIILENLHRKVPLFETRLPQIRPRVFYAQRRHGKPEEVDVRLDTIWIDGLRMVAVVSWRGTTQVSEPEEQALGRIIVASESPEMTVSAEDIESPPDELKEDSNPRPMLPKPFEGEIAEDEGYTLLPTTPVREQAETTAEGPARAPSGMPPRPRDSSMPIPPSGERAIESWESRDRESMVLVKAPMLPGPEELAPRGASIEENLPGTARTGSVPPPSEGISAAPDSAPPPTIATGAAAPDSAPPPTIATGARMAPPISAVPVTPRTAEPTPPTITEMDLDIEAPPLTQRAPSLSWGEPVAARPFAADAALFAAPPETVKPSAIHIESVRASMNIEPARSSLNIEPVRSSLNAEPVRASGGERRRPSTPSFAALAFPMPELPIEMCAAMAARIDRTPEAREAILAEMGLSLHAWASTSQYWTSAIRTEVEQGRTELLLTYDRAYVDQIELERGVLDVEDYTRLMVSVERSSDADVVLAEQGVPRAALVRIERVWLQRMQADPAFGARVRQALTATRRAISRAQIRAPGDGALAAPRSNDR; translated from the coding sequence TTGGAGATCGTCCGGCTCTGTCCATTCAGCGTCGCGACCGTCGTCTGGGGAGACCGCTCCGGGGCGTGGAATCTCTCGATCGGCGTGAAGGCGACCTTTACCCTCGTGCACGGCGAGCAGGCCCTGCTCGCCCCGCGGCAGGACACGGCCCACGGCGACATCTCGTGGGACCATAATCCTCAAGCGAGCCTGTACGCGCCGAGCGATTTCTGTCCTCCCAAGCCGAGGACGGACATCCTGTTCTCCGGCCGCGCCTATGCGCCCGGCGGCACGCCGACCGAGAGCGTGATCGCCCGCTTCCGCGTGGGTCAGCTCGCCAAGGCGCTGCGCGTCACCGGCCCGCGCGTGTGGCTGCCGGGTGGCGGCGCGAACGGCCTGCGCCCGAGCGCCCCCGAGCGCTTCATCGCCGTGCCCCTTCGCTACGAGATCGCCGAGATGCGCGGCGAGAACATGAGCGGCGTGCAGGTCCAGGGCGCCGCGCCCGGCTCGCCGCTGCCGCGGATCGAGTGCGTCGACGAGCCGTGCCACAACCAGACGCCTGGCCTCGGCCCGCTCCCCATCCGCTGGCGCGCCGCGGCCCGGGGCGTCGAGCCCGCCGCCCTCGCCTTCGCCCGGCGCCTGCGCACCGAGCACGCGCCCGCGCCCGACTGCGTGCCGCCCTTCCTGTTCAACGCGGCGCCCACCGAGCAGCAGCTCGACGAGCTCGAGCCCGCACCGCCGATCATCCTCGAGAACCTGCACCGCAAGGTCCCCCTGTTCGAGACGCGCCTGCCGCAGATCCGCCCCCGCGTGTTCTACGCGCAGAGGCGCCACGGCAAACCCGAAGAGGTCGACGTCCGCCTCGACACGATCTGGATCGACGGCCTGCGCATGGTCGCCGTCGTGTCCTGGCGCGGCACCACGCAGGTCTCCGAGCCCGAAGAGCAAGCCCTCGGCCGCATCATCGTCGCCTCCGAGAGCCCCGAGATGACCGTGAGCGCCGAGGACATCGAGTCGCCTCCCGACGAGCTGAAAGAAGACTCGAACCCGCGCCCCATGCTCCCCAAGCCCTTCGAGGGCGAGATCGCCGAGGACGAGGGCTACACGCTGCTTCCCACGACGCCCGTGCGCGAGCAGGCCGAGACCACGGCCGAGGGCCCCGCGCGCGCGCCGAGCGGCATGCCCCCGCGCCCGCGCGACAGCTCCATGCCCATCCCGCCCTCCGGCGAGCGCGCCATCGAGAGCTGGGAGAGCCGCGACCGCGAGTCGATGGTGCTGGTGAAGGCGCCCATGCTGCCCGGGCCCGAAGAGCTCGCGCCGCGCGGGGCCTCGATCGAGGAGAACCTTCCCGGCACGGCCCGCACGGGCAGCGTGCCGCCTCCGTCGGAGGGGATCTCGGCCGCACCGGACAGCGCTCCTCCGCCCACGATCGCCACCGGCGCAGCCGCGCCCGACAGCGCTCCTCCGCCCACGATCGCCACCGGCGCGCGCATGGCTCCGCCCATCAGCGCCGTGCCCGTAACACCACGCACCGCGGAGCCGACTCCGCCCACGATCACAGAGATGGATCTCGACATCGAAGCGCCGCCGCTCACGCAGCGCGCCCCCTCGCTCTCCTGGGGCGAACCCGTGGCCGCGCGCCCGTTCGCCGCGGACGCCGCCCTCTTCGCGGCCCCGCCCGAGACGGTGAAACCCTCGGCCATCCACATCGAGTCGGTGCGCGCGTCGATGAACATCGAGCCCGCCCGGTCCTCGCTGAACATCGAGCCCGTGCGCTCGTCGTTGAACGCCGAGCCCGTGCGCGCCTCGGGCGGCGAGCGCCGCCGGCCCTCGACGCCCTCGTTCGCGGCGCTCGCCTTCCCGATGCCGGAGCTGCCGATCGAGATGTGCGCCGCGATGGCGGCCCGCATCGATCGCACCCCGGAGGCGCGCGAGGCCATCCTCGCCGAGATGGGTCTGTCCCTCCACGCGTGGGCGTCGACCTCGCAGTACTGGACGAGCGCGATCCGCACCGAGGTCGAGCAGGGTCGCACCGAGCTTCTGCTCACGTACGACCGCGCGTACGTCGACCAGATCGAGCTGGAGCGCGGCGTGCTCGACGTCGAGGACTACACGCGCCTGATGGTGAGCGTCGAGCGAAGCAGCGACGCGGACGTCGTGCTCGCGGAGCAGGGCGTCCCGCGCGCCGCGCTCGTGCGCATCGAGCGCGTGTGGCTGCAGCGCATGCAGGCCGATCCCGCCTTCGGCGCCCGCGTGCGCCAGGCCCTGACCGCCACGCGCAGGGCCATCTCGCGCGCGCAGATCAGAGCGCCCGGCGACGGCGCCCTCGCCGCACCTCGCTCGAACGATCGCTAG